A single window of Ignavibacteriota bacterium DNA harbors:
- a CDS encoding ABC transporter ATP-binding protein, with protein sequence MNSAIELQNITAGYKLSLPIITDINLNIEEKEFLGIIGPNGGGKTTLLKVILGLIKPNKGKILINGKENNPEHKIGYVPQYSNFDKTYPISVKDVVSMGIKKKADFHFVESALTQVNLLHKISSQIGHLSGGEQQRVLIARALATNPNILLLDEPTASIDTQTGNNIYELLTELNKEKTIILVSHDIGAISRSVKKIACLNKKLVYHNSKEVTKEMLEETYQCPVDLIAHGLPHRVLDHHH encoded by the coding sequence ATGAATAGCGCAATTGAATTGCAAAATATAACTGCCGGTTATAAACTAAGTTTGCCAATTATAACCGACATAAATCTTAATATTGAAGAAAAAGAATTTCTTGGAATTATTGGTCCTAACGGCGGCGGCAAAACAACATTGCTTAAGGTAATACTTGGTTTGATAAAGCCGAATAAAGGAAAAATCCTTATTAACGGAAAAGAAAATAATCCCGAGCATAAAATTGGTTATGTACCTCAATATTCAAATTTTGACAAGACTTATCCAATTTCAGTTAAAGATGTTGTTTCAATGGGTATTAAAAAGAAAGCCGATTTTCATTTTGTTGAATCCGCGTTGACGCAAGTTAATCTTCTTCATAAAATATCTTCGCAGATAGGACATTTATCAGGCGGAGAACAGCAAAGAGTATTAATTGCGCGTGCGCTTGCTACAAATCCGAACATACTTCTATTGGATGAGCCAACCGCAAGCATTGATACGCAAACCGGAAATAATATTTATGAATTACTTACAGAATTAAACAAAGAAAAAACAATAATTTTGGTTTCGCATGATATTGGCGCAATTTCCAGATCCGTAAAAAAAATAGCGTGCCTTAATAAAAAATTAGTTTATCATAACTCTAAAGAAGTAACCAAGGAAATGCTGGAAGAAACTTATCAATGTCCGGTTGATTTAATTGCCCACGGTCTTCCGCATAGAGTGTTGGACCATCATCATTAA
- a CDS encoding PD40 domain-containing protein, with amino-acid sequence MIKKIFAINFAALILISCGSKSVDYNPANDILRFKGELHLRNIKQLTFGGNNAEAYWSFDGSKLIFQSDWDLINSQGCDQIFIMNADGSKLNSGEQYKLVSTGKGRTTCSYFLMGDKKIIYASTHEADSACPESPMFVNGKYVWAIYDSYDIYSANEDGTGITKLIGGKGYDAEATVSPDGKYIVFTSTRSGDLDLWRYEIETGNLLQLTNLTGYDGGAFFSHDSKKIVWRASRPVGQAEAQYKELLAQNLVEPVSLNIFTADIDGKNVEQITNLPGANWAPYFHPSDKKILFCSNHHSQKEGGRLFDIFMIDIDTKEIEQITNSGTFDAFPMFSPDGKKLVFASNRQADGKPTRATNIFVADWVDEPAQADKDFKTLIK; translated from the coding sequence ATGATAAAAAAAATATTTGCAATAAATTTTGCCGCTTTAATATTAATCTCTTGCGGCTCAAAAAGTGTGGATTACAATCCCGCAAACGATATACTGCGTTTTAAAGGCGAACTTCATTTAAGAAATATTAAACAATTAACATTCGGCGGAAATAACGCGGAAGCATATTGGAGTTTTGACGGCAGTAAATTAATATTTCAAAGTGATTGGGATTTAATAAATAGCCAAGGATGCGATCAAATATTTATAATGAATGCTGATGGATCAAAATTAAATTCGGGTGAACAGTATAAGTTAGTATCAACCGGAAAAGGCAGAACCACTTGCTCATATTTTTTAATGGGTGATAAAAAAATAATATACGCTTCTACCCACGAAGCTGATTCTGCGTGTCCCGAATCGCCAATGTTTGTTAATGGAAAATATGTATGGGCAATTTATGACAGTTACGATATTTATTCCGCAAACGAGGATGGAACAGGAATAACAAAATTGATTGGCGGAAAAGGATATGACGCTGAAGCGACCGTTTCACCCGATGGAAAGTATATTGTTTTCACTTCCACAAGAAGCGGTGATTTGGATTTATGGCGTTATGAAATTGAAACGGGAAATTTATTACAGTTGACTAATTTAACTGGGTATGACGGCGGAGCTTTCTTTTCCCACGATTCAAAGAAAATTGTTTGGCGCGCAAGCCGTCCGGTAGGACAAGCGGAAGCGCAATATAAAGAATTGCTGGCTCAAAATTTAGTTGAACCAGTTTCCTTAAATATTTTTACCGCAGATATTGACGGAAAAAACGTTGAGCAAATAACAAATTTACCTGGTGCGAATTGGGCACCGTATTTTCATCCTTCAGATAAGAAAATTTTGTTTTGTTCAAACCATCATTCACAAAAAGAAGGCGGAAGATTGTTCGATATTTTTATGATCGATATTGATACAAAAGAAATTGAACAAATTACAAACAGCGGAACTTTTGATGCTTTCCCGATGTTTTCTCCGGATGGCAAAAAATTAGTATTTGCGTCCAACAGGCAAGCGGATGGGAAACCAACCCGCGCTACAAATATTTTTGTAGCCGATTGGGTTGACGAACCGGCGCAAGCAGATAAAGACTTTAAAACTTTGATCAAATAA
- a CDS encoding NOL1/NOP2/sun family putative RNA methylase, with amino-acid sequence MIELSSSISDYILETFGGDFLENYKLFVESKYLPAIRFPVNDKTILLTIKSLEEQGIELEQIPEIPNSFFVKKGEDQIGKTIEYTLGKYYIQSLSSMIPPMILNPGEKDIVLDLCAAPGSKSTQLAEIMNYKGTLFSNEPNLNRIKALIHNLDKMNIINMSVIKDKGELLSKYFSNYFDKILVDAPCSALGVVQKKQEVSNWWSEKSANTISDLQLRLLISGIKMAKPGGEIVYSTCTLTVEENEFIIDKVLKKYPVELVEFDLKLKHINGYTAIKEFVFDESLKLTKRIIPWEIKSEGFFLAKLRKTGTTESSKDHFNKYTKKVIVNAQSPKIKNYLKEVSDHFGIPIHLFSNYKYLINGNDINFINVETQEFDPDFFLRVGTKFGIIDKNNSLKLHSHAMQILGSFAEKNIYEITNENDLKIYMSGGNIKSNFDVSGQKIIKYKNMILGAGTANENSLKSQFPRSKRTSNISIF; translated from the coding sequence TTGATAGAACTCAGCAGCAGCATTTCCGATTATATTTTAGAGACTTTCGGCGGTGATTTTTTAGAAAATTACAAACTGTTTGTTGAAAGTAAATATTTACCGGCAATCCGTTTTCCTGTTAACGACAAAACCATTTTATTGACAATTAAAAGTTTAGAAGAACAAGGTATTGAACTTGAGCAAATACCGGAAATACCAAATTCCTTTTTTGTTAAAAAAGGCGAAGACCAAATAGGAAAAACAATTGAATACACTTTGGGCAAATATTATATTCAGAGTTTATCATCAATGATTCCGCCGATGATTTTAAATCCCGGTGAAAAAGATATAGTTCTTGATCTTTGCGCGGCACCGGGCTCAAAATCGACTCAGCTCGCGGAAATTATGAATTACAAAGGAACTTTATTTTCCAATGAACCAAACTTAAATAGAATTAAAGCTCTTATTCATAATTTAGATAAAATGAACATTATAAATATGAGCGTAATTAAAGATAAAGGCGAATTGCTAAGTAAATATTTCAGCAATTATTTTGATAAAATATTGGTCGACGCTCCATGCAGCGCGTTGGGCGTTGTTCAAAAAAAACAGGAAGTAAGCAATTGGTGGAGTGAAAAATCCGCGAACACAATTTCCGATCTGCAGCTAAGACTTTTGATCAGCGGAATAAAAATGGCTAAGCCCGGCGGAGAAATTGTTTACTCAACATGCACATTAACAGTTGAAGAAAATGAATTTATTATTGACAAAGTATTAAAGAAATATCCGGTCGAATTAGTGGAATTTGATTTGAAATTAAAACACATAAACGGATATACTGCAATTAAGGAATTTGTTTTTGACGAAAGTTTGAAATTGACTAAAAGAATAATTCCATGGGAAATTAAATCAGAAGGATTTTTTCTGGCAAAATTGAGAAAAACAGGAACAACTGAATCTTCAAAAGATCATTTTAACAAATACACAAAAAAAGTAATTGTAAATGCCCAAAGTCCAAAAATCAAAAATTATTTAAAGGAAGTTTCCGATCATTTTGGTATTCCAATACATCTGTTTTCAAATTATAAATACTTAATTAACGGGAACGACATAAATTTTATAAATGTAGAAACGCAAGAATTTGACCCGGATTTTTTTCTCAGAGTCGGAACAAAATTCGGAATTATAGATAAAAATAATTCACTTAAATTACACTCGCATGCAATGCAGATTTTGGGAAGTTTTGCCGAAAAAAACATTTATGAAATTACAAACGAAAATGATCTGAAAATTTATATGTCGGGAGGAAATATAAAATCTAATTTTGATGTAAGCGGACAAAAAATCATAAAATACAAAAACATGATTTTGGGTGCCGGAACAGCAAATGAAAACAGCTTAAAAAGTCAATTTCCACGATCAAAACGAACTTCCAACATTAGTATTTTTTAG
- a CDS encoding metal ABC transporter permease: protein MFEIFNYEFMQNAILASFLASIACGIIGTYIVIKRLVFLSGGISHSAYGGIGLGYLLSFNPIFGAVISSLLGAIFVSQMRKSKMENEDTLIGIIWAFGMALGVLFIGLAPGYAPDLMSYLFGNILTVSKSEIILMASADIIIILVVSLFFKQFQSITFDEEYSQTIGLNVDLFYLILFALIALTLVLLIKLVGIILVVALLTIPAAISKMLSKSLKSMMILSIIFGLVFTIFGLLISYYLNLPSGSAIIIISVIGYFLVFLINKYLNN, encoded by the coding sequence ATGTTTGAAATATTTAACTATGAGTTTATGCAGAACGCAATATTGGCAAGTTTTTTGGCTAGTATTGCGTGCGGAATAATTGGAACTTACATTGTTATTAAAAGATTGGTTTTCCTTAGCGGCGGTATTTCCCATTCCGCATACGGCGGCATAGGATTGGGTTATTTGCTTTCTTTCAATCCAATATTCGGCGCCGTGATTTCTTCGCTGCTCGGTGCGATATTTGTTTCTCAGATGAGAAAAAGCAAAATGGAAAACGAAGACACGTTGATTGGGATAATTTGGGCATTTGGAATGGCGCTTGGTGTTTTGTTCATTGGACTCGCGCCGGGCTACGCGCCCGATCTGATGAGTTATTTATTCGGAAATATTTTAACTGTTTCCAAAAGTGAAATAATTTTAATGGCTTCCGCCGATATAATTATTATTTTAGTGGTTTCATTATTCTTCAAACAATTTCAATCAATTACATTTGATGAAGAATACTCACAGACAATTGGCCTAAACGTTGATTTATTTTATTTAATATTATTCGCGTTAATAGCGTTGACGTTAGTTTTACTTATCAAATTAGTTGGAATTATATTGGTGGTAGCATTGCTTACAATTCCCGCCGCGATAAGCAAAATGCTGTCCAAATCATTAAAATCAATGATGATATTATCAATAATATTCGGATTAGTTTTTACAATTTTTGGTTTATTGATATCGTATTATTTAAATTTACCTTCAGGCTCTGCAATAATTATTATATCCGTAATAGGGTATTTTTTAGTTTTTTTAATAAATAAATATTTGAACAACTAA
- the lgt gene encoding prolipoprotein diacylglyceryl transferase: MITWDVNPEIIALGPIHIRWYGVLFASSFLVGFQIMTKIFKIEKRSDKDLNDLLWYMLIGTVVGARLGHCLFYNPEYYLTHPLEIFMTWKGGLASHGAAIGIVSALYMYSKKKTGQSFLWVMDRVVITVALAGFFIRTGNLMNSEIIGKPTDVPWAFKFVHAYVSDPMTPRHPAQLYEAIAYLLIFILLFYIYWTKHDKLKDGILYGLFLVLVFTSRFIIEFFKEVQSPFEETMTLNMGQLLSIPLILWGIYLLFFNNKKINSNNLKEIE, translated from the coding sequence ATGATTACATGGGATGTTAATCCGGAAATAATTGCTCTGGGTCCAATTCATATCAGATGGTACGGCGTTCTTTTTGCATCATCATTTTTGGTCGGATTTCAGATAATGACTAAAATTTTTAAAATAGAAAAAAGAAGCGATAAAGATCTTAATGATCTACTCTGGTATATGCTTATTGGAACAGTAGTTGGCGCAAGATTAGGACACTGCTTGTTCTATAATCCGGAATATTATCTTACACATCCGCTTGAGATTTTTATGACGTGGAAAGGCGGGTTGGCAAGTCACGGCGCCGCTATTGGAATTGTATCCGCATTATATATGTACTCCAAAAAGAAAACTGGACAATCATTTTTATGGGTGATGGATAGAGTTGTTATTACCGTTGCTCTTGCCGGTTTTTTTATTCGTACCGGAAACTTAATGAATTCTGAGATTATCGGAAAACCGACAGACGTACCATGGGCATTTAAATTTGTTCACGCTTATGTTTCCGATCCGATGACACCGCGCCATCCGGCACAATTGTATGAAGCAATTGCTTATCTTTTAATTTTTATTTTGCTTTTTTATATTTATTGGACAAAGCATGATAAATTAAAGGATGGAATTTTGTACGGTTTATTTTTGGTACTTGTTTTTACTTCAAGGTTCATAATAGAATTTTTCAAAGAGGTTCAATCACCGTTTGAAGAAACAATGACCCTGAATATGGGACAATTATTAAGCATTCCGTTAATACTTTGGGGAATTTATTTACTTTTCTTTAATAACAAAAAAATCAATTCAAATAATTTGAAAGAAATAGAATGA
- a CDS encoding zinc ABC transporter substrate-binding protein, translated as MQKMKLLIIIILVITAVNCSEKKSFNQDEINIVVSIPPFADFVKNIVGDRAKIFTLVPPGTNAHSYEPTPGDIKDLLNSQIYFRVGKSFNLEETIFNKIEIDTSETKIVDCSRGIGIINNDPHYWLSPELVKKITNTMLNFLIKKYPIHKNYFANNAKRFLQNLDSIDSNIRIKLEDKKERSFLVYHPAWTYLAKHFDLTQFAVEHDGKSPKADELKEFIDLAVEKKAEAIFFDPHFDNSSVKTIANSLNIKIESLDPLPENYLSNLIDIGNKFETSLK; from the coding sequence ATGCAAAAAATGAAATTATTGATAATTATTATACTTGTTATAACGGCAGTTAATTGTTCTGAAAAAAAATCTTTTAATCAAGATGAAATAAACATCGTTGTATCAATTCCCCCATTTGCGGATTTTGTTAAAAATATTGTTGGCGACCGGGCAAAAATATTTACTCTTGTTCCTCCGGGAACAAATGCTCATTCTTATGAACCGACCCCGGGAGATATTAAAGATCTTCTTAATTCTCAAATTTATTTCAGAGTCGGTAAATCATTTAATCTTGAAGAAACTATCTTTAATAAAATTGAAATAGATACTTCAGAAACAAAAATAGTTGACTGCAGCAGAGGAATTGGAATTATTAATAACGATCCTCATTATTGGCTTTCACCGGAATTGGTTAAAAAAATAACAAATACAATGCTCAACTTTTTGATTAAAAAATATCCTATACACAAAAATTATTTTGCGAATAACGCAAAGAGGTTTTTGCAAAATTTAGACTCAATAGATTCAAACATTCGTATTAAATTGGAAGACAAAAAAGAACGATCATTTTTAGTTTATCATCCGGCATGGACATATTTAGCAAAGCATTTTGATCTTACGCAATTTGCCGTTGAGCATGACGGGAAATCTCCCAAAGCCGATGAGTTGAAAGAATTTATTGATCTTGCTGTTGAGAAAAAAGCCGAAGCAATTTTTTTTGATCCTCACTTTGATAATTCATCGGTTAAAACAATCGCAAATTCACTTAACATTAAAATTGAATCTTTGGATCCGCTGCCCGAAAATTATTTAAGCAATTTAATTGATATCGGGAACAAGTTTGAAACGAGTTTAAAATGA
- a CDS encoding tetratricopeptide repeat protein, translated as MNFTDDFSDENSLSFLDNEKLKSKVQKCKEYVSKGQTIAFLDNIEETIQLCIEYDFTEDGIFLTEAALEISPYSSELWHSRGIFFNNLFEFEKAYVCFNKSLSLNPSDVETMINKAIAEDNLGLWDEAINTLNTALSLEPNNEEILFNLGIFYERNDYFEKAIPYFIQTLNYDKEYSEAWYELGFCYECTNQFEKAKESYKSFLEIDPYNSNGWYNLGIVNLKTEDYYEAINNFELSTALNDDFVNSWFNLGVAYTKTNQISKAKKSFIKAFELDPFDYSIPLNIAQTCEADGDYEDAYKYFLASKKLNKTCTENYVGLGNYYSRKNNFHLMIEYFSQFIKYSLAQRIEYNDSHNYDIILSEIFIEMEELENLEEKTSEELFELAEIYFEIGRWSDAKKIYMNLLESKYNRSEIFYELAMCNFMLQNNEIALSNLISAFESNPGTENIFLEEFPLLDSTQLYINIFNSIYF; from the coding sequence ATGAATTTTACTGATGATTTTTCAGATGAAAATTCTCTTTCTTTTTTAGATAACGAAAAGTTAAAATCAAAAGTTCAAAAGTGTAAAGAATATGTATCAAAGGGTCAGACCATTGCGTTTTTAGACAATATAGAAGAAACAATTCAGCTTTGTATAGAGTATGATTTTACCGAAGACGGTATTTTTTTAACTGAAGCGGCTTTAGAAATTTCGCCATATAGTTCAGAACTTTGGCATTCAAGGGGAATTTTCTTCAACAATTTATTTGAGTTTGAAAAAGCTTACGTTTGTTTTAATAAATCACTCTCGCTAAATCCGAGCGACGTTGAAACAATGATAAATAAAGCTATAGCGGAAGATAATCTGGGGCTTTGGGACGAAGCAATAAATACTTTGAATACTGCATTATCTCTTGAACCGAACAACGAAGAGATACTTTTTAACCTTGGAATTTTTTACGAAAGAAACGATTATTTCGAAAAGGCAATTCCTTATTTTATTCAAACCTTGAACTATGATAAAGAATATAGTGAAGCTTGGTATGAATTGGGATTTTGTTACGAATGCACAAATCAATTTGAAAAAGCCAAAGAATCATATAAAAGCTTTTTAGAAATTGATCCTTATAACAGCAACGGTTGGTATAATTTAGGAATTGTAAATCTTAAGACCGAAGATTATTATGAAGCCATAAATAATTTTGAGCTTTCCACCGCTTTGAATGACGATTTTGTTAATTCATGGTTTAACTTGGGCGTTGCTTACACTAAAACCAATCAAATCTCCAAAGCGAAAAAGAGTTTTATTAAAGCTTTTGAGCTAGACCCGTTTGATTATTCCATACCTTTGAATATTGCTCAAACGTGCGAAGCCGATGGCGATTATGAAGACGCATATAAGTATTTTCTTGCTTCAAAAAAATTAAATAAAACATGTACGGAAAATTATGTTGGATTGGGGAATTATTATTCGCGCAAAAATAATTTTCATTTAATGATAGAGTATTTTTCGCAGTTTATAAAATATTCATTGGCGCAGAGAATTGAATATAATGATTCACATAATTATGATATCATTCTTTCGGAAATTTTTATTGAAATGGAAGAACTGGAAAATTTAGAAGAAAAAACATCAGAAGAATTATTTGAATTGGCAGAGATTTATTTTGAAATTGGAAGATGGAGCGATGCCAAAAAAATATATATGAATTTGCTCGAAAGTAAATATAATAGATCAGAAATATTTTATGAATTGGCAATGTGCAATTTTATGCTTCAAAACAATGAAATTGCTTTGTCAAATTTAATAAGCGCTTTTGAATCAAATCCCGGAACTGAAAATATTTTTCTTGAAGAATTTCCACTTTTAGATTCTACACAGTTATATATAAATATCTTTAATTCAATTTACTTTTAA
- a CDS encoding sigma-54-dependent Fis family transcriptional regulator has product MSEFKNPQKPIVIVDDEVHLLHSIDLTLNEAGINNTILFGDSRVVEEFVNNNSITLMLLDLTMPHIRGEELLEKIAPNFPDLPIIVVTGDTELETAIKCMKLGAFDYIVKPIENTKLINVVNNALSMKKLKEENVLLKSKLIANTLENPEAFVEIKTVNSKMKSIFNYMEAIACTTEPILITGETGVGKELIAKALHKLSGRTGNFVTTNIAGLDDQMFSDTLFGHKRGSFTTANEDRKGQIEKASGGTIFLDEIGDLNFQSQVKLLRLLQEKEFYPLGSDNPKFTDALIILATNKNLAEMVNEGSFRKDLFYRLNVHHITPIPLRERLDDLPILVEYFLETAANSFNKKKPTVPHELNTLLSTYNFPGNIRELKSIIFDAVSRHKSKIMSLDSFKEHISPENINIIKEENFKENSQIIFGERLPTLKEAQNVLVQEALKRSNNNQSIAAKLLGVTRQALNRRVIQEKNIKL; this is encoded by the coding sequence ATGAGTGAATTTAAAAATCCACAGAAGCCGATAGTAATTGTAGATGACGAAGTTCATTTGCTTCATTCAATTGATTTGACTTTAAATGAAGCGGGAATAAACAATACAATTTTATTCGGCGATAGCCGAGTAGTAGAGGAATTTGTAAATAATAATTCTATAACCCTTATGTTATTGGATTTAACAATGCCTCACATAAGAGGTGAAGAATTATTAGAGAAAATCGCTCCTAATTTTCCCGATCTGCCAATTATTGTTGTAACAGGTGATACTGAACTTGAAACCGCAATAAAATGTATGAAACTCGGCGCTTTCGATTATATTGTTAAACCTATAGAAAACACAAAACTTATAAATGTTGTGAACAACGCTTTAAGTATGAAAAAACTTAAAGAAGAAAATGTTTTGTTAAAAAGTAAATTAATTGCAAACACTTTGGAAAATCCCGAAGCATTTGTAGAAATCAAAACCGTAAATTCCAAAATGAAATCCATATTTAATTATATGGAAGCAATTGCCTGCACAACCGAACCAATTTTAATCACAGGCGAAACCGGTGTTGGTAAAGAACTCATTGCAAAAGCTTTGCATAAATTGAGCGGAAGAACCGGTAATTTTGTAACAACAAACATTGCCGGACTCGATGATCAAATGTTTTCCGATACATTGTTCGGTCATAAGCGCGGTTCGTTTACAACCGCAAACGAAGATAGAAAAGGTCAAATAGAAAAAGCTTCCGGCGGAACAATTTTTTTGGATGAAATAGGCGATCTTAATTTTCAATCACAAGTAAAATTATTAAGACTTCTTCAAGAAAAGGAATTTTATCCGCTTGGTTCAGATAATCCAAAGTTCACCGATGCCTTAATAATATTAGCTACAAATAAAAATTTGGCAGAAATGGTTAACGAAGGAAGTTTTAGAAAAGATTTATTTTATAGGTTAAACGTTCACCATATTACTCCAATTCCACTTAGAGAACGTTTAGATGATCTGCCGATTTTGGTAGAATATTTTCTGGAAACGGCGGCAAACAGCTTTAATAAAAAGAAACCAACGGTTCCGCATGAGTTAAATACTTTATTATCAACTTATAATTTTCCCGGAAACATTAGAGAACTGAAATCAATCATATTTGATGCTGTAAGTCGGCATAAATCTAAGATAATGTCTTTGGATTCTTTTAAAGAACATATTTCTCCTGAAAATATCAACATTATTAAAGAAGAAAACTTTAAGGAAAATTCACAAATCATATTCGGCGAAAGACTTCCGACATTAAAAGAAGCTCAGAATGTTTTAGTTCAAGAAGCATTAAAAAGGTCTAATAATAATCAAAGTATTGCTGCAAAATTATTAGGTGTAACCCGACAAGCATTAAATAGAAGAGTTATCCAAGAAAAAAATATAAAATTATAA
- a CDS encoding transcriptional repressor: MENLFSILKENGAKLTSPRKTILEKLYYSVKPLTLKEIYDECNNIDFASVYRSLKLFYEIGIVEEINFADNKIRFELKNRKHHHHVICSECGEIKELPVCLLSEIEKITDYKITKHNFEFMGICPKCKK; this comes from the coding sequence ATGGAAAATTTATTTTCAATTTTAAAAGAAAACGGCGCAAAACTGACTTCTCCCAGAAAAACAATTCTAGAAAAATTGTACTATTCCGTAAAACCTCTTACTCTTAAAGAAATTTATGATGAATGCAATAATATAGATTTTGCAAGCGTCTACAGATCATTAAAATTATTTTATGAAATTGGAATTGTTGAAGAGATTAATTTTGCGGACAATAAAATCCGTTTCGAGCTTAAAAACAGAAAACATCATCATCATGTAATTTGCTCTGAGTGCGGTGAAATTAAAGAATTGCCGGTTTGTTTGCTATCCGAAATTGAAAAAATTACAGATTATAAAATCACCAAGCACAATTTTGAATTTATGGGAATTTGTCCTAAATGCAAAAAATGA
- a CDS encoding OmpA family protein, with the protein MLKTFCQILFTVLLSTNIFAQSGFGDYNPFSNKITLSIYSGLTKGETDYPNSDLGYLGKGEVAYFFDSRSLFSFGLHVSGGISVINGSGIKSLAPPDFSSALITLGAGGSVNYSLTREFVPFISLEIQPLWINADQYSNKANPNIKLVTNRFTVNFHSEIGFRYVLSELISLNGSIGLNFVNADNIDGLSYVNSNNDFFTTFNIGISYAIDLSESNDKDNDGIIDSKDMCPYQAEDFDGFEDEDGCPEFDNDNDGLIDSKDNCPNEAEDFDGFEDKDGCPDTDNDKDGILDVNDKCPDSKEDFDGFEDNDGCPDLDNDNDGILDSLDKCPNEPETFNNFEDNDGCPDTLPKVKIEEPKEEPVKKEPEQKVEIPQNTTKSLIPSEFTLDGKSTFINGSSTVKNGAFGYLNQIAEQIKSNPTLRWRIEGHMDNSGTPFEVKALSTARASAILDYLVSKGISPSSLEAVGLGDQFPISSNSTAFGREKNRRVVIKRIR; encoded by the coding sequence ATGTTAAAAACTTTTTGTCAAATTTTATTTACTGTATTATTAAGTACAAATATTTTTGCTCAAAGCGGATTTGGAGATTATAATCCTTTTTCCAATAAAATTACTTTAAGTATTTATTCTGGTTTGACAAAAGGCGAAACAGATTATCCCAATTCCGATTTGGGATATTTAGGTAAAGGCGAAGTTGCATATTTTTTTGATTCACGGTCGTTATTCTCATTTGGCTTGCACGTTTCTGGGGGAATTTCGGTAATCAATGGAAGCGGTATAAAATCCTTAGCTCCTCCCGATTTTTCAAGCGCATTAATTACATTGGGAGCCGGCGGTTCAGTAAATTATAGTTTAACTAGGGAATTTGTTCCTTTTATTTCTCTGGAAATTCAGCCACTTTGGATAAATGCGGATCAGTACTCAAATAAAGCAAACCCAAATATTAAATTAGTTACAAATCGTTTTACGGTTAATTTTCATTCGGAAATTGGATTCAGATATGTTTTATCGGAACTAATATCTTTAAATGGAAGTATTGGGTTGAATTTTGTTAACGCGGATAATATTGACGGTCTTTCTTACGTTAATTCCAACAATGATTTTTTCACAACCTTTAATATTGGAATTTCTTACGCTATTGACCTTTCGGAATCAAATGATAAAGATAATGATGGAATTATAGACAGCAAGGATATGTGTCCTTATCAAGCCGAAGATTTTGACGGATTTGAAGATGAAGACGGCTGCCCGGAATTTGATAACGATAATGACGGATTAATTGATTCAAAAGATAATTGTCCAAATGAAGCCGAAGATTTTGACGGATTTGAAGATAAAGACGGCTGTCCGGATACTGATAACGATAAGGACGGAATTCTTGATGTTAATGATAAATGTCCTGACAGTAAAGAAGACTTTGACGGATTTGAAGATAATGATGGTTGTCCAGATTTAGATAATGACAATGACGGAATTTTAGACAGTTTAGATAAATGTCCGAATGAACCCGAAACATTTAACAATTTTGAAGATAATGACGGTTGCCCCGATACATTGCCAAAAGTTAAAATTGAAGAACCAAAAGAAGAACCGGTAAAAAAAGAACCCGAGCAAAAAGTTGAAATACCTCAAAACACAACTAAATCCTTAATACCAAGTGAATTTACACTCGATGGAAAAAGTACATTTATAAATGGATCGTCAACTGTAAAGAACGGCGCATTCGGTTACTTAAATCAAATAGCTGAACAAATAAAAAGCAATCCGACTTTACGATGGAGAATTGAAGGACATATGGATAATTCAGGTACTCCGTTTGAAGTAAAAGCTTTATCAACGGCAAGAGCAAGCGCTATTCTAGATTATTTAGTTTCAAAGGGAATTTCGCCAAGTTCTTTGGAAGCTGTTGGATTGGGAGACCAGTTCCCCATTTCATCTAATTCTACAGCATTCGGTAGAGAAAAAAATCGCCGGGTTGTAATTAAAAGGATTAGATAG